TGCAGAAAAACCAATATTCTCATTATTTTGTATAATTTTAAAGCGACTATCGCATGAAATTATTTCCTTAATTAATTGTATTGTATTATCTTTCGAATTATTATCAACAACAATAACCTCATCTACATGTCTTAAATATTCCTTCACAGACCCCAAACATTTTTCAATAGTAGCAGAGGAGTTGTAGGTTAGGATGATAATTGAAGCGGGGAAAGAGGTATTAGCATTTTCCGCTATTTTTATATTACTCAATATCTTGTATTCTTTTATCTTTTGAGGCTTAACAACAGAAATTTTTCTGTCTTCGTGTACTATGAAATCAACTTCAACTTTACCAAGCCATTTCTCGTGAAGTCTCTTGATGCTATTCTGCACTCCTTTAATCCTTTCGGGACCGCTCTGAGACTCCAAATGATAAACAACAGACTTGGGTTGATATACTAATATATATCCTTTTTCCCTTAATTTAAAACATAAATCAACATCTTCATAAGCATTCCAGTATTCTTCATCTAAGCCATTTACTTCAAAATATGCAGATTTATTAAGCATAAGGCAAGCACCTGTAAGTGCTTGGTATTTCATTACTTTATTTACTTCAGGTGCATCTTTTGACATTTTATAATAAATATGTCTTGCAACTAATGGATCCCCAAAAGCTTTATCATTCACAATGCAGACACCTGCATGCTGAATTGTATCATCTTCAAATAAAAGTTTGGAGCCAACTGCTGCAACATTTGTATCAACATTCAATATATTGGTAAGTGGTTCAAGCCAGTTTTCAGTAACAATTGTATCATTATTCAGAAGAAGAATGTAATCATACTTTGCTATCTTGGCACCAATATTATTTGCTTTTGAATAGCCAAGATTTTCAGAATTTCTTATATAAACTAAATTGTTATATTTCTCTTTGTATGAATTAATGATAATTTCAGTATTATCAGTTGACCCATTATCAACAATAATTAATTCAAATGAATTTATATCAGTATTCTTATAAATTGAATCTAAACAGTTATTAGTAAGTTCCGATTTATTGAATACCGGTATTATGATTGAGACAGGAGTATTTTTAGTATTTGACGTTATTGAATTATTTTGCAAATTTTGGTACTTAATAACTCTGCTCTCTAAATCTCTTAACTGATTATTTCTCAAATCGCGTAGAGTTAAATCATTATCATCTCCATAATTGCTATAAATATATTTCATGGTTGTCAGAAAATCTGAAAACTTTTCGTTTGTTAAGCTTTGCTTACCTTGTATTGTCCGATACTCGGCAGTAATCTCATCCACAAACTTGAAATCGGTAAAATTTGATATTCTAAGCCAGTATTCCCAATCCTCGTGAGTTTTCATATTTTCATTAAAGTAGCCAGATAGTTTTATCAGACTGGAGTGGTGCATTACACAAAGTGTTGGAAATAAATTCATTAAAAGCAGCAATCTTTTGGAGTAATCATTCTGATAAACAATTTTTTTTGTGATAGTCTTTTGAAATCCGTATTCTTTTAAAATTATATGTTCATAGGCTTTTGTATAAAAGAATTTGATTTCAGGATGACTATTTGCAGCTTTTACTAAAGTATCAATATGATTCTCATAATAAATATCATCATCATCGAGGTAGCAGATGTATTCACCTTTAGCATTCTTAAGCCCGATATTTCTTGCACCTGCAGCACCTTTGCATACAGGATTTTCAAAGTATCTGACTCTATTGTCATAAAATGATTGAATTAGCCCCGAAACATTCTCACCGCCATCATTAATTACCAGTAATTCAAAATTTGGATAAGTTTGAGCCAAAACGCTGGAAATAGCATCCCTTAGCTGAGATGGTCTGTCTTTTGTAGGAATGATTACTGAAACGAGAGGGCTTGGATTGTTTAAACTATTATTTTCATCATAAAACTCAATTTGTCTTAGTATTCTATTTTTCAAATCAAGAATTTCATTTTCTTTATTGAGTTTTTTGCCTATTTCTAATGCTTCATTTAAAATGAGTGCATTTTCAGGTGAAGTGCCTATAGCTTTTTTGTAATAATTAAAACTAGTATCTAATTCATTTTTGAGGCTTAATACTCTTGCATTTAAAAGATAAATCTCAGATGGTATAAATTGTAAAGATTGAGTTACCCGATTCACTATATCGTTTATAGTTTTAGCATTACTTGCTTTAATTTCAATTTTATTCAACGATAATAATAAATCAATTGTGTTATCTAAATCCTCAAATATTTGTTTATTATTCCTCAAATATTTATTAATAATTTCTTTCGCTTTCTTGTAATCTCCCAAACCAATAAGAGATTTGATAAAAATTTGAATTGATAATTTATCATCATAATAATTATAATAATTCAGAACATTTATTGTATTATAATAATCTTCAAATCTAAAAAGTCCCGAAGCAATTTCAAGCAATGCTTTGTCTTGAGATTTTTCATCATTAAAATCAAAATCAGGGAAAATAACTGACAATGGATTTGATTTAATAATATTTCTTATAACCAAAGACTCAAAAGATTTATCAACTACATCATTTAGTGAAATATTATCATCATGCTTTCTATAGTAATACAACACTTTATCAACTTTGTGAAACTTCGCTTTATTAGCCAAACGTGTCCATAATTCATTGTCTTGTGCTCTTAGGAATTCGGTATTTATTAAGCCTACTTCAATAAGTACATTTTTTTTAAATAATGCACCACCTGAAGTAATTCCGACACCATTTATTATTCTTAGTAATAAATATTTTGTACCGATTGTATAATCAGGTGCCTCAATTATGTCAATCCTTTTCTTTAAAGATTTATCAGTAATTTCAATATTACAATAAATTACATCAGGACTAAATTTTTGAATTATGGTAATATACTCTGAAATTATTTTCTCATGAATAATATCATCGCTATCAAGCCATAATATATATTCACCTTTTGATTCCTTAATAAGACGATTTCTCGCTTTAGGTCTTCCGGAATTATTTTGATAGAAATACTTAATTTTATCTGAATTAAAACTATCAACATTTTGTTTTGTATTATCAGTTGAGCCATCATCAACAATAACTATCTCATAATTATCATAATCTTGATTCAATGCACTTTTAATTGCATCCTTAAGATAATTGCCACGGTTATAAGTGGGTATGCAGATAGAGAAGAAAGGTTTATTATTATAAGTCGAATTCGGATTTGTTTGATTTATTAATTCAATAAATTTAGAATTAATTATCGAACTTAATTCGATAAATGAGGCTTCATTTTTAGTTAATTCAGTCAGTGCTTTGCAAACAACAATATTTTTCCTCATTATGAAATAATTGAAACATTCCATAAATAATTTTGAAGTATTTTCAATATTATGGATGAATGATTTCAAATTAAATAAAAGCATTAACGCAACAATGAATATTGATAAATGATTGGTAATTAATGAGAATATTTGATTGTTAAGCTCAATGGAATTATCATAAATTTTTGAGATAAGTAATAGTTCGTGTGCTTTTGATAAATGACCATTATTGTAACATATTAAAGAAAGATTAAATAATGCGTTTGAATAAGATTTATCATAATTATTATACCAATCTAAATATGGAAAAACTCTTTCTAATTTTATGTTTTCAATAAAATTGTCAATATTTGGAATAAATTTAAAAGGCTTGGCATTACTCAAGTCGTATTGTGGTTTCAATAATCTAATATTTTTTGTAGAAAAAATAAAATAATTACTATTTATAATATTTTGAATTATAAAAATATCAAAATTAAAAAATTGATTTTTTTGCTTAAAATACTCAGTATAAATTTTTTTACTAATTAATAAGCCGCTATTAGGAATTTGATTATTTAATAAATATTGATTTGTTATAGTTTTATTACCAAGTAAATTAATTTCGTTTAAACTTAAAATTTTTTGGTCATTTGTATATAAGTGGAAATTCAATAATATTAAATCAAATTGCTGATAAAGTCTGGTGTTGATACAAATATCATCAAATGCTTCATTAATAAAAATGTCACCTGGATTTATCCACATAAAATAGTCATAATACGAATTAAGTATTGTATCTCTTAATATTTTTTCGATTGAATTATTCTTATCAATAAAAACAACTTCAATAAACATATTGTCATTGAAATATTCTAATTGAAATTCTGAAATTATGACTATCTTAAAATAATTATTCTTTTGTTTTTCAATAGATTGTATTGTAGTATTGAGCTTATTATAATTGTTTTTGTTAATTTTTATGAAAATAAGAAATTTAAATTCAGATTTATAATTTTTATTATTAGAATTTAAATTAGTAAATTGGTGAAAAATATCATAATGCAGTTCGATATTAAATTTATTTTGAACTAGTTCTCTATATTTATGTGGTTCAAATATATCAATTGTAATTAATTCTACAGCTTCGTCAACTGTTTTAAAAATATATTCGCTACCAAATATTTTTTCAGGCATTTTATAATAATCATGGATAATTGGTTTGCATCCCATTGCCATAGCTTGAAGAATATTCAGAGGAAGACCTTCAATAAAACTAGTGCTTAATATATAACTTTTATCTTTGAGCCAGTCATTTACATTTTCTACAAATCCATCGTATATTAAATGATCTTTTAGTCCTAATCTTTCAACTGAATATTCAATAAATTGTTCAATAACTTTATCTTGTTTTGAGCCTATCCAAAATAATTTATATCGTTTATCAATTTTTACTAATTTGCTTAAAATCTGCAGTATAAGTGCCGGATTTTTAACATAATGAAAACGTGAAATGAAAGCAATATTGAAATTTTTAATTTTTATTTCAGGTAATGAATATTTCTTTAAATCTATTGCATTATATATAACTTCTGTTTTAGATAAATCCAAATCAATATGCTTATGTAATTTGTAAAAATCGTCACGAACATTATCATTTATAAAAATTACTTTATCAATATTATTAAAATTAATCAAGTTAACTGAATTGGAGTAAATTTCATATCTATGAATTCTAAGTATTACTTTGCAGGTTTTGGGCATATTACTAGCCAATTCTATCGGGCCATTGCCCCATTCAAACCAAGCGATATCATTATTCTGTAATTCATTAAATATTAATTCTGGAGGAATTGAGGGGTTATAAAAAACTTTCTTTGTTGAAAGACCTATTGAATCATAATATTTTATTATGTCTTCTACAAAATGGAAGTTATTATTATCACCAGCAAAAAAAACAATTTTTTTATTCTTTTGGAAATTATTTTTAGTTTGAGTTGTTTTGATTTTTTCCAAACCTTTTAAAAATTCAATAAGCCTTTTATTAATATTATCTAAGTTTAAATTATCAAATGCAAATTGATAAATTCTATTTCTGATTGTTGAATCTTCTTGATATTTGTCACACAATGCAATTATTTCTTCAAATCTTATTAGACTCTCATTATTTGGTATTGATATAGCATAATTTGGTATTTTATCAAAAGGTAAATCAATTCCACCATAGAAAAAAGGTAATCCCATTGCAAAAAATTGTCTATGTTTTAGTGCTGATACTTCATTTAAACCTTTTAAATATGGACTTAAAACTCCGACTCCCATTTGACAGAGTTGTGATATTTTATCAATTTCTTTTACTGATAATTGCCCATAAATTTTGATATTGTTTTCTAATTTCAGTTCTTTGATTAAGTTTAACTGCTCATTATAAATATTTCCAATAATATGGCAATATATATTATCTTTAAAATTTGATTTTGATATACTCCGAAAAAGTCTTTCTAAACCTTGCCAAGGTTGATAATCCTTTGAAATACACAGGAAATTATACTTGCCGTTAATCATTGGTTCATATTTATCAACTAAGTTAATATTTTTTATATTAATTCCGTTAGGTATTACTATCGAAGATAATTTTTTATTTGCCCTCTTCAACTCATAATTTAAAATTTCTTCTGTTACAGCAGTTATGCCCATAGCTTTTGGTAGAACCACCATTGAATACCTTAGCTCATCATAATATAAAGACTGATTGATATTTAATAACTCTAACTCTTCTTTAGTATGATGTTCAAAGACTACATTAGAGTGCTTAGCTAGGAAATCAGCTAAATATTTATCAGCCAGAGGGTACCGAAGTAAAATAACATCGTAATCACCAAGTAGTATACAATCCTCTAATTCTTCAAATGAATATTTTCTGGATGATTCATAGTTGTATATATCGTATTTTTTTTCTAAATTGATATAACGAAATGAAAATTCTGGATATTCAATATTACCACTTTTTCCTATTACATAAGTGTCAATATCTTTGTGAATATGCTTTAAAGATTTTATTCTTTCATCAATTTTTTCTAACAATTGATAGTGTGTTGAATTGCAGAAGGAGACATACATTAACTTCATTACTAATTCCATATTTTTGAATATTGATTAAGAACATTTTGAAATAATATAGAATTTGGGAATTGTTGATTTACAAAAGCAAGTAATAAAAAGAATCCTAATTTATTATCATTTTTTTCTAAGAGATTAGCAACCTTTAAAATATCTATATCGCTGAAACCATTATTCAAAATGTTAAAAAATTCAATATTTATTTTTTCTGTATCTGGTTTTAGACTTGAAATTAAATCATAAACTCTTGGTCGAAGATGTATGAACATTGAATTAAAATTTGAATCTTTTATGCTATTTAGAATTTTCAATCTAATCTCCTTATATTCAATCAAATCTTTAATTCTGTCCATTATCAGGTTAATTCTATATTCTTTTGAGCCAAAAGTAAAGAACCTTGGATTTATTGTTTCATTAATTTCTTTATTAATACCGCACTTCGATAAGACTGCGTGGACATAATCGTTTTTTTCCCAAACACTCACATAAGAATAATATATTAATTCAGTCTTAGTAGCTATTGATAATTTATTTAAATCATTTATCCAAATTAACTCATCAACAGGTTGAAGCAAAATACTTTTTTCATCATATAATTTTTTTAATAAATATGGTGATGGATAAGTTAGAATTATTTTTCCATTCTCATTTAATATCGAATTTAATAGTTCATTTACGATACTTCTTTTATCCAATTCAATATGTTCATAAAAATCTATAAGTGTAATCAAATCAAAACTTTTTTTTGTATCAAACTCATAGATATTGCCTTGCTCAAAATGGAGGTTCTTACTCCCAAATAAAATATTGGCTAATTTAATTGAATCTTGACTGATATCTATACCGGTAACTGATGAATTTGGAAACAGATTAGAGATTTTCCAAGTTGTATCTCCTATACCACATCCTAAATCAATAATATTCAATGGTTCTTCATCAGAATATCTAAGAATTGTATCCATTGCATAATCAATTCGTTTATTACCCTTAATAAATTTAAATAATTGCTCGAATAAAATTTCATTATAAAACTTTTCGATTTCCAAAACAAGCTCCTTTAGTTCTAATCTATTACAAAACAATAGATTTGTACAATACAAATATTGTACCAAAGTGGGATTTGGGAGGTAAAAACAAGTGAGGACTGGTATTTTTTTCTAATTCGGGTTGATATTGACGATTGTTCCGACTTCTTCAATATCAATATTCTCCCAAGACTTCACCGGACAGGCGACTATTAGCCCGTCACCATAAACCTGAAGGAAGTTTTTCCATTCGGCTGAATTAAGACCAATCGCGAGGTTAAACTTCTGGCGGGCGGCTTTCATTTGCTTTATGAATGTATCCGGCATTAAATACAGTTTCGACTTTTCATCAATCGGAAGGTGGTCACTAAGTGTGAACTGCCTGATATGGCAAAATTCATAAGCTATCTCATCCAACTTGTAATTGATATAAACCAAATCAGTTTTGATTTTTACTTCATAAATTTTGTCATTGAAGTAATCTTCGTAGTAAAACTGGACGTAACCGCTTTTGAATTCGATACCCTCAACACGTGAATCCGGTCTTAAATTTTGGATATTCATTTTATGCCATTTAAATAAAAGCAAAAGTAAGAAAAAATTACATCGAATAAAAAAATATTATTCGTCTGCACCCTTTTCTGTTTTTTTGAACACTTACTTATTGTTGAATCTTTTAAACGGTTAAATAAACTGAAAAACGATAAAGAAATATTTACTGAACTTTATAAGCAGAACAAGGATAGGATCTGGAGATACTGCCTGTTTATGACACGTAATTACAATGAAGCAAAGGAGCTTCTGAGCGAAACTCTTTATCAGGCATTCGTATCATTTAGTAGTTTGAAAAAAAAGGAAGCATTTTTATCATTCATTTTCACAATTTGCTCAAGAGCATATTATAAAAGCAAGAGAAAGCCGGTTGAATTTGCTGATGATTTCGATTTTGAGAAATTAGGAGGACAAGTTCTTTCTGCTGAAACGATGCTGGATATAAATTTTTTAAGGCAGGCAATGAGCGAGCTTAATGATGATTACAAAGAAACTTTGATTTTGTTTGAAATCGAAGGATTTTCAAGAAAGGAAATCAGCAAAATACTTAATATTTCAGAAGACACTGTCAAATCAAGACTTTCGCGAGCGAGAAAAAAATTAGCAGAACTAATGGGAGTAGGTGATGAAGCAAGAATTGGATAAATATTTTCATTCAGCTAAAAAGTTGGAAAATCTGAATGAACCTTTTGAGCCGCTGGAATTTGATAATTTATTAAATAGTGCAACAACAACAAAAAGAAATTTTAAATTTAGAATTGCTGGAGGTATTATTATGATTTTATTTACTTTACTATTGATATACCTGAATTTTGACTCTCCGCTGATTGAAAACTCAGAGGAATCTCAGAATCAGGTTGCCGGATCCGAAAATGTCATAAAGCTTAACGAAGATTTACAAAATGAAACTGCTCTCGAACAAGCTGTTAGAAATGATGTAGCTTATAATTCTATCGAAGAAGATGATAATCCGTTAAAAATAAATCCGGATAGAAAAGAACCACGTGAAGAGTTGATTCGGGGAGTTACTATTGGTACAAGTGGTAAGGATATTGATTTTATGCTGCCCGCAACCGTACAATCAGACAGTACCGGTGAAGCAATTCCGGGATTCCTCACTCTTCAGCTAACAAAAGAGGAACTTGCTGAGCTTGGAATTATTTATGAAGATAATCAAATTTCTTATCTAATTGAGCATTTACATACCTTGCACCCTATTCCAATTCGGAATAATGATTCTTACAGAAACGACCCGGATAATAAAAAAGTTGCAGAGCAAGAATACCCTGTAAACGGTGATACAATTTTAGTTAAAACATTGCACAAAATAGATTTAAATTATTCTGTGGATTTGAACTTGATGAATAAAAAATCTTATTTTCAGCGTTCTTACAGAGAATTGCCGAGAATAGATACAATTAACGGAAAAGTCAGACGAAATCTCAGAAGAGTAGTATTAAATTCTGATAACTTCAATGAATTAATTAACAATACCGACAGTAGTAGTAGCAATAATAAATATCCAGACTATTTTGAGTATCTTGATTTGTGGGAAAAGAGATTTTTGCAGGGCTACAAAATGGAAGTTATTAAATACGGTGGCTGGCAAAAATCTGATTTCAGCAAAATATCGCCAATAGTAGCTGCCTTCAAATATAGCGGAACGCCTCACAGTTATGTATATCAGCCGTTTAATTCTGCTATGAGATTGTACTATCTTAAAGGATTTGACTATTCTAAGCTGATTCCTTTGGAAATTACATTTAATGATAAAAGCATAGAAAAATTAATTCTTTGGTACTATCCTTCGCCGGAATTTATTAATTCTTTGCCCGAGAGATACAGAAAAATATTAGTAAGTGAAATCAGTATCATTAACAAACTTTCCAATGGCGAAATAGACATCAATTCTGCCTGCGAAATGTCGTCTGAAGAAACCTTTTTCGATATTTGCAGATTCAAAAGCGGTGGATTGTCAATTCGAGGCATTTACCCAAATCCTACTTATGATGCAAATGTTACTCTTGATTTTTCACTCGATGAAATGAGAGATATTGAAATAAATATTTACGATTTGCAGGGCAGCTTTATAGGACTTATCAGTAAACCGCAAAGAATGGAAAGAGGAAATCAATCAATGAAGCTAAATCTGGGCAAACTTAATACCGGAATTTATATCATCGGAATTAAATCAAATATGAATGAGTTTGTTTCACAACGAATCGTAATCAATTAGGAGAAAATGAAATGTTTAGATATATTATTATAATTGTGTTTATTTCGATTAGCAAATTATTTTCAGCAGACTGGGAAGTGCTTAATAAAGTTGAGGGAGTTCCGCATTGGGGTTTTGATGTAAATAGTAGCGGAATGTCTGTTATGTGCGGAACAAGAGGAAGTTGTTTTATTTCTGAAGATTTTGGTAAATCATGGCAAAAACACTACTCCGGTACAGATGTCTTTTTGAATTATGCCGGATTTACACCCGAAGGTGGAATTTTGCTGACCGGACATAAAGGAACAATCGTTTATTTCAGCAAATCTGGTTCAAAGTTTGAGGATAGAAGCGGTGAGCCGGTATATAATCTCAAGAAATTCATGTTTACAGATAATCAAACCGGATATATGCTTTCAGAAAAGATGTATCTGCTGAAAACCAGTGACGGAGGGAAAAAATGGGATGTTGTAAGTGAATTTCACAAATATTTTGAAATGATGGATATAACCGAAATCAATGGAAATTTGTTTCTTGCAACTGGCAACCGTGATACTTCTGTTATTTTCAAATCAAATGATGGCGGCAAAAATTGGGATTTGGTATCACTTTTTCCGGGAGAAAAAATATACAGAATGAAAGCAATTAATAATAAATTATGGGTCAGCGGAGCAGGTGGCTTGTTTGCAAATTCTACAGATTTTGGGAAAAACTGGAATTGGCAAAATCTTAAAACTAAATTATACCTTGGCGATTTTGAAATTATTGATAACAAGATTTGGATTTACAGCCATTGGGATAAGGAAAGGATAATTTTCTTTTCAGATAATTTTGGCAAATCATGGAAAGAATTTGACAAAACTATGAATAACGATTGGCCCGGAAAAATGAAAATACTTGGCGATAACCTTTATATAATTGAGGGTTACAACAGCACTTTAAAACGAATAAAAATCAATAAATAAAAAAGGTGATTTATGAAAAATTTACTATTAATTTCAATTATCCTATTTGCATTTACATCTAAATTATTTTCAATTGATTGGAGGCAGATTTCATCAGGTGTAACCGAAGATATCTACAGAATGCGTTTCAATGATACAAAAAATGGCTGGATATTAAGTGATAATTTTATATTGAAAACGGATGATGCAGGTGAAACCTGGGAAAAAATTCTTACTCTTAGTAGTTTTGATTTATCAACACTATCAATTGTACAAAATGGAAAAGCTTGGTTTGCAGGGAAAAATGGTAAGATACTTCATTTTTTCAATAATGATAATGAGAATGAATTTGTTGAACAAAAAAGTGGAACTGACAAATACTTGTTGAAATCTTTTTTTCTTAATGAAAATTTAGGTTGGATAGTTGGTTTTGATGGGATAATAATCAAAACAACAAACGGAGGAGCCGAATGG
This window of the Ignavibacteriota bacterium genome carries:
- a CDS encoding glycosyltransferase, which codes for MKLMYVSFCNSTHYQLLEKIDERIKSLKHIHKDIDTYVIGKSGNIEYPEFSFRYINLEKKYDIYNYESSRKYSFEELEDCILLGDYDVILLRYPLADKYLADFLAKHSNVVFEHHTKEELELLNINQSLYYDELRYSMVVLPKAMGITAVTEEILNYELKRANKKLSSIVIPNGINIKNINLVDKYEPMINGKYNFLCISKDYQPWQGLERLFRSISKSNFKDNIYCHIIGNIYNEQLNLIKELKLENNIKIYGQLSVKEIDKISQLCQMGVGVLSPYLKGLNEVSALKHRQFFAMGLPFFYGGIDLPFDKIPNYAISIPNNESLIRFEEIIALCDKYQEDSTIRNRIYQFAFDNLNLDNINKRLIEFLKGLEKIKTTQTKNNFQKNKKIVFFAGDNNNFHFVEDIIKYYDSIGLSTKKVFYNPSIPPELIFNELQNNDIAWFEWGNGPIELASNMPKTCKVILRIHRYEIYSNSVNLINFNNIDKVIFINDNVRDDFYKLHKHIDLDLSKTEVIYNAIDLKKYSLPEIKIKNFNIAFISRFHYVKNPALILQILSKLVKIDKRYKLFWIGSKQDKVIEQFIEYSVERLGLKDHLIYDGFVENVNDWLKDKSYILSTSFIEGLPLNILQAMAMGCKPIIHDYYKMPEKIFGSEYIFKTVDEAVELITIDIFEPHKYRELVQNKFNIELHYDIFHQFTNLNSNNKNYKSEFKFLIFIKINKNNYNKLNTTIQSIEKQKNNYFKIVIISEFQLEYFNDNMFIEVVFIDKNNSIEKILRDTILNSYYDYFMWINPGDIFINEAFDDICINTRLYQQFDLILLNFHLYTNDQKILSLNEINLLGNKTITNQYLLNNQIPNSGLLISKKIYTEYFKQKNQFFNFDIFIIQNIINSNYFIFSTKNIRLLKPQYDLSNAKPFKFIPNIDNFIENIKLERVFPYLDWYNNYDKSYSNALFNLSLICYNNGHLSKAHELLLISKIYDNSIELNNQIFSLITNHLSIFIVALMLLFNLKSFIHNIENTSKLFMECFNYFIMRKNIVVCKALTELTKNEASFIELSSIINSKFIELINQTNPNSTYNNKPFFSICIPTYNRGNYLKDAIKSALNQDYDNYEIVIVDDGSTDNTKQNVDSFNSDKIKYFYQNNSGRPKARNRLIKESKGEYILWLDSDDIIHEKIISEYITIIQKFSPDVIYCNIEITDKSLKKRIDIIEAPDYTIGTKYLLLRIINGVGITSGGALFKKNVLIEVGLINTEFLRAQDNELWTRLANKAKFHKVDKVLYYYRKHDDNISLNDVVDKSFESLVIRNIIKSNPLSVIFPDFDFNDEKSQDKALLEIASGLFRFEDYYNTINVLNYYNYYDDKLSIQIFIKSLIGLGDYKKAKEIINKYLRNNKQIFEDLDNTIDLLLSLNKIEIKASNAKTINDIVNRVTQSLQFIPSEIYLLNARVLSLKNELDTSFNYYKKAIGTSPENALILNEALEIGKKLNKENEILDLKNRILRQIEFYDENNSLNNPSPLVSVIIPTKDRPSQLRDAISSVLAQTYPNFELLVINDGGENVSGLIQSFYDNRVRYFENPVCKGAAGARNIGLKNAKGEYICYLDDDDIYYENHIDTLVKAANSHPEIKFFYTKAYEHIILKEYGFQKTITKKIVYQNDYSKRLLLLMNLFPTLCVMHHSSLIKLSGYFNENMKTHEDWEYWLRISNFTDFKFVDEITAEYRTIQGKQSLTNEKFSDFLTTMKYIYSNYGDDNDLTLRDLRNNQLRDLESRVIKYQNLQNNSITSNTKNTPVSIIIPVFNKSELTNNCLDSIYKNTDINSFELIIVDNGSTDNTEIIINSYKEKYNNLVYIRNSENLGYSKANNIGAKIAKYDYILLLNNDTIVTENWLEPLTNILNVDTNVAAVGSKLLFEDDTIQHAGVCIVNDKAFGDPLVARHIYYKMSKDAPEVNKVMKYQALTGACLMLNKSAYFEVNGLDEEYWNAYEDVDLCFKLREKGYILVYQPKSVVYHLESQSGPERIKGVQNSIKRLHEKWLGKVEVDFIVHEDRKISVVKPQKIKEYKILSNIKIAENANTSFPASIIILTYNSSATIEKCLGSVKEYLRHVDEVIVVDNNSKDNTIQLIKEIISCDSRFKIIQNNENIGFSAGNNVGIRLSKNPVIVLLNPDTIVTHGWLDNLTSHFSDENITAVGPLSNSVAGNQKLELYVKDEIEIKSLGDISNYLVRKYSGQNLDVKVLMGFCLAVRREFIEKHGGLDEDLFLGNDDLELSWRIRTNGGKLAVALDAFVYHVGQASFKTENKSHTDRLVQESTDCLYRKLENYYGAGNVPSPMEIWGINWFKPSKINSNNTHQSPSVAKTSKHKNLTSIIILARNQYEYTKECIDSIYKFTNSPFELVLVDNGSNDNIPHYFAELEHSQNNVKVISNPENVGFPKGVNQALRQCEGRYILIGNNDTVVTPNWLEDMIEAIEKSPENGLVGPISNNISGYQIDRNAKYQTMQEMLDYAVKVRRENAGQMMKFPRVAFFCTLIKREVIDKIGGLDEIFSPGNYEDDDFCMRAQIAGYKTFILKYVFIHHYRSRSFADEGNDAYQQRLMRNKQIFVDKWGGTPDEIWLDGKLVQRRDIYVNY
- a CDS encoding class I SAM-dependent methyltransferase, with the translated sequence MEIEKFYNEILFEQLFKFIKGNKRIDYAMDTILRYSDEEPLNIIDLGCGIGDTTWKISNLFPNSSVTGIDISQDSIKLANILFGSKNLHFEQGNIYEFDTKKSFDLITLIDFYEHIELDKRSIVNELLNSILNENGKIILTYPSPYLLKKLYDEKSILLQPVDELIWINDLNKLSIATKTELIYYSYVSVWEKNDYVHAVLSKCGINKEINETINPRFFTFGSKEYRINLIMDRIKDLIEYKEIRLKILNSIKDSNFNSMFIHLRPRVYDLISSLKPDTEKINIEFFNILNNGFSDIDILKVANLLEKNDNKLGFFLLLAFVNQQFPNSILFQNVLNQYSKIWN
- a CDS encoding RNA polymerase sigma factor, which translates into the protein MTSNKKILFVCTLFCFFEHLLIVESFKRLNKLKNDKEIFTELYKQNKDRIWRYCLFMTRNYNEAKELLSETLYQAFVSFSSLKKKEAFLSFIFTICSRAYYKSKRKPVEFADDFDFEKLGGQVLSAETMLDINFLRQAMSELNDDYKETLILFEIEGFSRKEISKILNISEDTVKSRLSRARKKLAELMGVGDEARIG
- a CDS encoding T9SS type A sorting domain-containing protein, coding for MKQELDKYFHSAKKLENLNEPFEPLEFDNLLNSATTTKRNFKFRIAGGIIMILFTLLLIYLNFDSPLIENSEESQNQVAGSENVIKLNEDLQNETALEQAVRNDVAYNSIEEDDNPLKINPDRKEPREELIRGVTIGTSGKDIDFMLPATVQSDSTGEAIPGFLTLQLTKEELAELGIIYEDNQISYLIEHLHTLHPIPIRNNDSYRNDPDNKKVAEQEYPVNGDTILVKTLHKIDLNYSVDLNLMNKKSYFQRSYRELPRIDTINGKVRRNLRRVVLNSDNFNELINNTDSSSSNNKYPDYFEYLDLWEKRFLQGYKMEVIKYGGWQKSDFSKISPIVAAFKYSGTPHSYVYQPFNSAMRLYYLKGFDYSKLIPLEITFNDKSIEKLILWYYPSPEFINSLPERYRKILVSEISIINKLSNGEIDINSACEMSSEETFFDICRFKSGGLSIRGIYPNPTYDANVTLDFSLDEMRDIEINIYDLQGSFIGLISKPQRMERGNQSMKLNLGKLNTGIYIIGIKSNMNEFVSQRIVIN